The window TGAAAATGGAGGTGATCTTACCATCGCTACCATCCCAGTGAATGCAAAAGATGCCACAGGTTTTGGGATCTTAAAATCGGATGATGAAGGAAATATCACATCTTTCTATGAAAAGCCGGATTATGAGATGCTGGATGGCCTGAAATCTGAGGTTTCAGCAGAAAATAAGCATACAGGAAAAGAATTCCTGGCTTCCATGGGGATCTACATCTTCACCAAGACCATCCTTAAAAAGATGTTTGACGAAGGTGCTGGTGATGATTTCGGAAAAGATATTATTCCAAGTTCTATTGGAAAATATAAGACATTAAGCTATCAGTATGAAGGTTACTGGACAGATATCGGAACTATAGAATCTTTCTACGAAGCCAATCTGGATCTTTGTCTGGATCTCCCTCAGTTTAATCTTTTCTCTTCTTCACCCATTTATACCAGAGCAAGGATGCTTCCACCGTCAAAAATCAATGGTTCTTATGTAAGTAAAGCGGTGTTTGGCGACGGATGTATCATTATGGCTGATAAAATTGAAAATTCAGTAATCGGAAACAGAACAAGAATAGATAAAGGAAGTACCATTGTAAATTCATATGTAATGGGAGCCGATTTTTATCAGAATACCACAGAAATTGTACTGAATGACAGAGCTGGCCGTCCTAATATGGGCATCGGGAAATACTGTTATATAGAAAAAGCAATCCTTGATAAAAACTGTTACATTGGTGACAATGTGAAAATCATCGGAGGAAAACATATTCCGGATGGCGATTATGGAACCTATTCCGTACAGGATGGAATTGTTGTAGTGAAGAAAGGTGCTGTAATTGCCCCGGGAACACACGTCGGATAGTAGAAGGGAATAAAGCCGAAAAATATCCAGATTTTATCATATAGAATTTAGGCTTATTTGGCAAGGTTGAGTATTTTCAATCAGAAGTCTATTAGCAATTTCTGTCAAATAGTAACCTCCAGCTTCCCTCATCCATCTTCCAGCCACTAGGTTAATTATTGTTAAACACACAATCAGGGTGATCAGTATATTGTTCACTCTTTTTATTTGTATTATTTTTGTGCAATGCGTATTTTTAAAATATTAACATTTATTATTGTTTTGTTGGGGGGAGCTTATGCTGCTTCCATGTACTATTTTGTAGACGAAAGCAAAAATTTCACTATTGAAAAAGAGATTGATTATCCGGTAGATAAAGTTTTTACCCAGTTTAATAATCTGCAGAATTTTACGAGATGGAATAACTTCTTTACCAGTTCACAATCTATTGATATTGATTATTATACGCCTTACGAAGGACAGGGAAGTGCCATCAGCTATGTAGATCCTAAAAATAATACAGATGGAGAAATGTTCATTAGGTATGAGAATCTTAATAAAACTCTGAAATATCAGCTTTTTGAGGATGAAAATGAAAATCCAACGCTGGTTGACGTCAAATTTAAGCCTGTTTCTGCAGAAAAAACAAAAATCATCTGGTACGTACATACACCCAAACTGCCTGTCTGGAAAAGAGTAGAGAACTTCTGGACTGAAGATCGTTTTGCTGAGAATATCAACAAAAGCATGACCAATCTTAAAAACTCTTTAGGAAATAAAGTAGAAAAAGATAATCAGATGGCCGCGATCAAATATGACAGTCTTATGGTAGAGAATGAAGAAGAAAAGCTGCTTCTTGGGATCAATGTAAGTACTTCAAATAAAAAAGACGCTCTGTACAAAAATATTGTGATGAATTATAATAAAGTTTATAATTTCGTGACGATGGATATGGGGAAAAGAGATGATGAATTTGGATATCCCATCCTGATCACTGATGCAGACAATTATAAAGATAAAGAAGTTTCATATTTTCTCGGAATTCCGCTTTCTAAGAGAATTGGAGTATCTGACAATAATTTCAATTTTAGATCCGTAAATCCGTCTCAAAATTATGTTATGTACTACAAAGGGAGCTATGAGGGACGAATTCGGGCAATTCAGCAGCTGATTCAGAAAGCCAAAAAAGACGAGATGCGCTTCGGAGATATCCGCCAGACCTTTATTGAACGTCCGATGGAAGGGGAGGAGGTAAACGTTAAGCTCTCATTATCAGTGTATAAGTGATTTTTTTTTAATTTATTTTTTCTTAAGTTTTTTTAACGGTTTCAGACTGTTCTAACTCGGTTTTTTTTATTAAATTTGAAGATTAATTCTACAAATAAATTTTAATAAATAGATAAACTGTAATAATGGACAGATTTTCATTCCTAAACGCAGCTCATTCTCAGTTAATTGAGGATTTATACCAACAGTACTTAAAATTCCCGGACTCCCTAGAACCATCATGGAAAGCCTTCTTTCAAGGCTTCGATTTTGCTTTGGAGAACTACGGAGATGACGATAACACTCAGTTTATTCAGGCTTCAGCCAACGCTGCTCCGGCAGTACAACAACAGATTTCTCAGGCAGTATCAAACGGAGAGGTTCCTGAGCACATCAAAAAAGAATTTAAAGTAGTAAACCTTATTGAGGCTTACAGAACAAGAGGGCACCTTTTTACAAAAACTAACCCGGTTAGAGAAAGAAGACACTATACACCTACTTTAGACATCGAGAACTTCGGTCTTTCTAAAGAAGATTTAAATACAAAATTCAACTGCGCTGTTGAAACAGGAATGAAAGAGCCTGCTACTTTGGCAGATCTTATCAAGCACCTTGAAAACATCTACTGTGATTCTATCGGAGTAGAGTACATGCACATCAACAACGTTGAAGAAAAAGATTTTATTAAAAGATGGCTTCAGGTAAATGAAAACCACCCAAGCCTTTCTGCAAACGAAAAAACAGAAATCTTATTAAAATTAAACCAGGCGGTTGCCTTTGAAAACTATCTTCACACAAAATTTGTAGGACAAAAAAGATTCTCATTAGAAGGTGGTGAAACATTAATCCCTGCTTTAGATCAGCTGATCTCAAGATCTTCTCAGTTAGGAGTAGATGAAGTGGTATTAGGAATGGCTCACAGAGGTAGACTCAACGTACTGACTAATATCTTCGGAAAATCTTACAAGCAGATCTTCTCAGAATTTGAAGGGAAAGAATTTGAAGAAGATGTATTCTCTGGTGACGTTAAATATCACTTAGGATCATCTAAAAAAATCAAAACCGCTTCAGGAGAAGAAGTATGTATCAATTTGACTCCAAACCCGTCTCACCTTGAAACGGTGGCTGCTCTGGTAGAAGGTATCTGCCGTGCAAAAGTAGACGACAAATATAAAGATTACTCTAAAGTATTGCCAATCATCATCCACGGTGACGGAGCAATTGCCGGACAAGGTATTGCTTACGAAGTTGCTCAGATGATGACTTTGGAAGGATACAGAACAGGTGGTACAGTTCATATTGTTGTAAATAACCAGGTTTCATTTACAACCAACTATATGGATGCAAGATCTTCAACATACTGTACAGACATCGCAAAAGTTACAGAATCTCCTGTAATGCACGTGAATGCTGACGATGCTGAAGCTGTTGTTCATGCTATTCACTTTGCTGCTGATTTCAGAGCAAAATTCGGAAAAGATGTTTATATAGACCTTTTAGGATATAGAAAATACGGTCACAACGAAGGTGATGAACCAAGATTCACTCAGCCTAATCTATATAAGACTATTTCAAAACACCCGAATCCAAGAGAAATTTATAAAGATAAATTGCTTAAAGACAGTATTACTTCAAATGATGTAATTGCTAAGATGGAAACGGAATTCAAAGCCCTTTTAGATAAAGATTTTGATGCTTCAAAAGAAATTGAGAAGAACGTAATGGATCTGTTTATGGCTGAAGACTGGACAAACTATCCAATTGGAAAAAGAGGTGCAGTTCAGTTACCGGTTGATACAAAATACGATGCAGCAAAACTGAAAGAATTAGCGCTTAAAATGTCAACGCTTCCTGTTGATAAAAAATTCATCAATAAAATTACAAGACTTTTCGAAAACCGTATCAAGGCTATTGAAGGAAACTCATTAGACTGGGCGTTAGGAGAGTGGTTAGCTTATGCAACACTACTTGTAGAAGGTCACAACGTAAGAATTTCCGGAGAAGATGTGGAAAGAGGTACTTTCTCTCACAGACACGCGGTAGTAAAAACAGAAGATACAGAAGAAGAATATATCCCGTTAAGACACGTATCAGAAAGCAGATTTGATGTGTTCAACTCTCACCTTTCAGAATACGGAGTTCTAGGTTTCGATTACGGATATGCAATGGCTTCTCCCAATACATTAACGATCTGGGAAGCTCAGTTCGGAGATTTCGTAAATGGTGCTCAGATTATTGTTGACCAGTATCTTGCTGCAGCAGAAGAGAAATGGAAAATCCAGAACGGAATGGTGATGCTATTACCTCACGGTTCAGAAGGACAGGGAGCAGAACACTCTTCGGCAAGATTGGAGAGATTCCTTACCCTTTGTGCTAACGAAAACATGGTGGTTGCTAATATTACTTCACCTGCCAACTATTTCCACTTATTGAGAAGACAGTTGAAATGGGGATTCAGAAAACCATTGATTGTAATGAGCCCTAAATCTTTACTGAGACATCCTAAAGTGGTTTCTCCGATTGAAGACTTTGCAAACGGTGCATTCCAGCCTATCTTAGACGATCCAACTGCTGATCCTAAAAAAGTAGAAAAGCTGGTTCTTTGTTCAGGTAAACTGTACTTTGAATTATTAGCAAAGAAAGAAGAACTGAACTGTGAAAATATTGCATTAGTAAGATTTGAGCAGCTATATCCACTTCAGACAGATGCTATTGAAGCGATCTTCAACAAATACGAAAACAAAAAACAATTGGTTTGGGCTCAGGAAGAGCCTGAAAACATGGGTGCTTGGTCTTATATCCTGAGAAACTTCAGAGATACAGGAATCCAGGTGGTTGCTCCGGTACCAAGCGGTGCTCCGGCTCCAGGTAGCCACAAAATGTTTGAGAAAAACCAGAATGCAGTGATCAACAGAGTTTTTGATAGAGATGATGCTCCTGCAAAAAGACCAGTTACAGCTTAATTTAAATAATATCCAATTAAAAAATAAAAAATACTCGATATGTCAGTTTTAGAAATGAAAGTTCCTTCACCGGGCGAATCAATTACAGAAGTTGAAATTGCAACTTGGCTTGTAAAAGATGGTGATTATGTAGAAAAAGATCAACCTATCGCCGAAGTGGATTCAGATAAAGCAACTCTTGAATTGCCGGCAGAACAAAGTGGTATTATCACTTTAAAGGCAGAAGAAGGTGATGTAGTACAGGTAGGTCAGGTAGTTTGTTTAATTGATATGGATGCTAAAAGACCAGAAGGTGCTGCACCTGCTGCTGAAGCTCCAAAACAGGAAGAAGCCCCGAAAGCTGCTGAACCTGTAAAACAAGAAGCTCCAAAACCTGCAGCTCCGGTAGCGGCTCCACAAACATATGCAACAGGAGCTCCATCTCCGGCGGCTAAAAAAATCCTTGATGAAAAAGGAATGGATGCTGCTCAGGTTTCAGGAACAGGAAGAGATGGAAGAATCACTAAAACTGATGCTGAATTAGCGGCTGTTCCTGCATTAGGAGGAAGCCCAATGACAGCTACAGGTACAAGAACTACCACTACGACTAAACTTTCAGTTTTAAGAAGAAAAATCGCACAAAGACTGGTTTCTGTGAAGAACGAAACAGCTATGTTGACGACTTTCAACGAAGTGGATAT of the Chryseobacterium viscerum genome contains:
- a CDS encoding glucose-1-phosphate adenylyltransferase; this encodes MNRNVISIVLGGGRGTRLFPLTYSRSKPAVPIAGKYRLVDIPISNCLNSGLNKILVLTQFNSASLNSHIKNSYHFDIFSKGFVDILAAEQNVENESWYQGTADAVRQSMKHLEKYDYDYILILSGDQLYQMDFREMLDFHIENGGDLTIATIPVNAKDATGFGILKSDDEGNITSFYEKPDYEMLDGLKSEVSAENKHTGKEFLASMGIYIFTKTILKKMFDEGAGDDFGKDIIPSSIGKYKTLSYQYEGYWTDIGTIESFYEANLDLCLDLPQFNLFSSSPIYTRARMLPPSKINGSYVSKAVFGDGCIIMADKIENSVIGNRTRIDKGSTIVNSYVMGADFYQNTTEIVLNDRAGRPNMGIGKYCYIEKAILDKNCYIGDNVKIIGGKHIPDGDYGTYSVQDGIVVVKKGAVIAPGTHVG
- a CDS encoding SRPBCC domain-containing protein, yielding MRIFKILTFIIVLLGGAYAASMYYFVDESKNFTIEKEIDYPVDKVFTQFNNLQNFTRWNNFFTSSQSIDIDYYTPYEGQGSAISYVDPKNNTDGEMFIRYENLNKTLKYQLFEDENENPTLVDVKFKPVSAEKTKIIWYVHTPKLPVWKRVENFWTEDRFAENINKSMTNLKNSLGNKVEKDNQMAAIKYDSLMVENEEEKLLLGINVSTSNKKDALYKNIVMNYNKVYNFVTMDMGKRDDEFGYPILITDADNYKDKEVSYFLGIPLSKRIGVSDNNFNFRSVNPSQNYVMYYKGSYEGRIRAIQQLIQKAKKDEMRFGDIRQTFIERPMEGEEVNVKLSLSVYK
- a CDS encoding 2-oxoglutarate dehydrogenase E1 component: MDRFSFLNAAHSQLIEDLYQQYLKFPDSLEPSWKAFFQGFDFALENYGDDDNTQFIQASANAAPAVQQQISQAVSNGEVPEHIKKEFKVVNLIEAYRTRGHLFTKTNPVRERRHYTPTLDIENFGLSKEDLNTKFNCAVETGMKEPATLADLIKHLENIYCDSIGVEYMHINNVEEKDFIKRWLQVNENHPSLSANEKTEILLKLNQAVAFENYLHTKFVGQKRFSLEGGETLIPALDQLISRSSQLGVDEVVLGMAHRGRLNVLTNIFGKSYKQIFSEFEGKEFEEDVFSGDVKYHLGSSKKIKTASGEEVCINLTPNPSHLETVAALVEGICRAKVDDKYKDYSKVLPIIIHGDGAIAGQGIAYEVAQMMTLEGYRTGGTVHIVVNNQVSFTTNYMDARSSTYCTDIAKVTESPVMHVNADDAEAVVHAIHFAADFRAKFGKDVYIDLLGYRKYGHNEGDEPRFTQPNLYKTISKHPNPREIYKDKLLKDSITSNDVIAKMETEFKALLDKDFDASKEIEKNVMDLFMAEDWTNYPIGKRGAVQLPVDTKYDAAKLKELALKMSTLPVDKKFINKITRLFENRIKAIEGNSLDWALGEWLAYATLLVEGHNVRISGEDVERGTFSHRHAVVKTEDTEEEYIPLRHVSESRFDVFNSHLSEYGVLGFDYGYAMASPNTLTIWEAQFGDFVNGAQIIVDQYLAAAEEKWKIQNGMVMLLPHGSEGQGAEHSSARLERFLTLCANENMVVANITSPANYFHLLRRQLKWGFRKPLIVMSPKSLLRHPKVVSPIEDFANGAFQPILDDPTADPKKVEKLVLCSGKLYFELLAKKEELNCENIALVRFEQLYPLQTDAIEAIFNKYENKKQLVWAQEEPENMGAWSYILRNFRDTGIQVVAPVPSGAPAPGSHKMFEKNQNAVINRVFDRDDAPAKRPVTA
- the odhB gene encoding 2-oxoglutarate dehydrogenase complex dihydrolipoyllysine-residue succinyltransferase, with amino-acid sequence MSVLEMKVPSPGESITEVEIATWLVKDGDYVEKDQPIAEVDSDKATLELPAEQSGIITLKAEEGDVVQVGQVVCLIDMDAKRPEGAAPAAEAPKQEEAPKAAEPVKQEAPKPAAPVAAPQTYATGAPSPAAKKILDEKGMDAAQVSGTGRDGRITKTDAELAAVPALGGSPMTATGTRTTTTTKLSVLRRKIAQRLVSVKNETAMLTTFNEVDMSEIFRLRKQYKEEFAQKHGVGLGFMSFFTKAVTRALQMYPDVNASIDGDFKINYDFCDISIAVSGPKGLMVPVLRNAENMSFSGVEANIKDLATKVRDGKITVDEMTGGTFTITNGGTFGSMMSTPIINPPQSAILGMHNIIQRPVAVDGQVVIRPMMYVAMSYDHRIIDGKESVGFLVAVKEGIDNPVEILMGGDERKGLGL